From one Gracilibacillus salinarum genomic stretch:
- a CDS encoding glycosyltransferase produces MLNKNKKVLVITNMYPSDKHPSFGIFVKNQVSALRDKELDIDVAAIQDQRMDKMHVIKKYLLWVFQIFKFLILNGKKYNVVHAHYVFPSGLFAMFFKRIFGTKVVVTAHGGDIDRMAKKNKIISKITNYILNGADHIIAVGYQLKEEIIQTYSINERKVSIINMGVNRKVFEPRSKLDTKSNLNLDQEHFHILFVGNLIKAKGVQELIFAFQDLQKKDQKIELHLIGAEKEPAFLADLKKEIGARELTKINFYPPKSQKEIAQWMAAADVFVLPSHMEGFGLVALEAMSCHTPVVGSDVGGLSYLLRNNAGIPVQPANQESLFNALEKILTDKSFRQILIDNGEKQADQNKESVQIDKLLNIYNLNGE; encoded by the coding sequence ATGCTAAATAAAAACAAAAAAGTTTTAGTAATTACGAATATGTATCCTAGCGACAAACACCCATCATTTGGTATTTTTGTGAAAAATCAGGTGAGCGCTTTACGAGATAAAGAACTGGACATTGATGTAGCAGCTATTCAAGACCAACGAATGGATAAGATGCATGTTATCAAAAAATACCTGCTATGGGTGTTTCAAATATTCAAATTTCTAATCCTAAATGGAAAAAAATATAATGTTGTCCATGCTCATTACGTTTTTCCATCAGGTTTATTTGCCATGTTTTTCAAGAGAATATTCGGTACGAAAGTCGTAGTTACTGCTCATGGTGGAGATATAGATAGAATGGCAAAAAAAAATAAAATAATATCTAAGATAACTAATTATATATTAAATGGTGCAGATCATATAATTGCTGTTGGTTATCAGTTGAAGGAAGAGATTATTCAAACTTACTCCATTAATGAGCGTAAAGTTTCCATCATAAATATGGGTGTAAATAGAAAGGTATTTGAACCGCGTTCAAAGTTGGACACAAAAAGTAATTTAAACTTAGATCAAGAACATTTTCATATTTTATTTGTTGGTAATCTTATTAAGGCAAAAGGAGTGCAAGAATTAATTTTTGCGTTTCAAGACCTCCAAAAAAAAGATCAAAAAATAGAATTACATTTAATAGGTGCTGAAAAAGAACCAGCATTTTTAGCAGATTTAAAAAAAGAGATAGGAGCAAGAGAATTAACAAAGATAAATTTCTATCCACCTAAATCCCAAAAAGAAATCGCTCAATGGATGGCAGCCGCTGATGTATTCGTTCTGCCTTCGCATATGGAGGGGTTTGGATTAGTAGCATTAGAAGCAATGTCTTGCCATACTCCAGTTGTTGGAAGTGATGTTGGTGGCTTATCATATTTGCTTAGAAATAATGCTGGGATACCGGTGCAACCTGCTAATCAAGAATCATTATTTAATGCTTTGGAAAAGATACTAACAGATAAGTCATTTAGACAAATATTAATAGATAATGGTGAGAAGCAGGCTGACCAAAATAAGGAAAGTGTTCAAATAGATAAATTATTAAACATCTACAATTTAAATGGAGAGTAA
- a CDS encoding DNA-directed RNA polymerase subunit beta, producing the protein MSEQIKNEKQPTESKQEKKQKNEKRAEVKEKQKQEKAKEKEKRYVRRLIPIWAKLLIFLVLGLFALIIGLIVGFSILGDGSPLDVLKWQTWQHIIDFIRK; encoded by the coding sequence ATGTCAGAGCAAATAAAGAACGAAAAACAACCAACTGAATCCAAGCAGGAAAAGAAGCAAAAGAATGAAAAAAGAGCTGAAGTGAAAGAAAAGCAGAAGCAGGAAAAAGCCAAGGAAAAGGAAAAACGCTATGTTCGAAGGCTTATTCCTATCTGGGCAAAGCTTCTCATCTTTTTAGTGCTCGGCTTATTTGCGCTTATCATTGGACTTATTGTAGGATTTAGCATACTAGGAGATGGCAGCCCGTTAGATGTGCTGAAATGGCAAACATGGCAGCATATCATCGATTTTATTCGTAAATAG
- a CDS encoding TetR/AcrR family transcriptional regulator yields MSKLEDKKKRIMQESLKLFAEKGFHTTSIQEIASTSEVSKGAFYIHFDSKDDLLVEIFKYYSETIMEKLNRMEDSSDDPFEAFTNQIAAFLELYKDHKEYLLMHFRDNIHLGDKMDDLIRSLHKQSYDWMEERLSNIYGSPLSTHMTDIIIQVDSLLSGYFKWIAIHNLEFDSSQLASYITHHINLMIQDVLEQQAPPIFHYQDLTQFNEKDELAIQENIDALHEKITQLPQQDKQDAQEAIQVLEEERTKQKPKRIIIQSMLKHLETHEVLQSHVQNIKKYL; encoded by the coding sequence ATGTCGAAACTGGAAGATAAAAAGAAACGAATCATGCAGGAAAGTCTGAAACTCTTCGCAGAAAAAGGATTTCACACGACTTCTATTCAAGAGATTGCCTCCACCAGTGAAGTATCCAAAGGCGCCTTTTACATCCATTTTGATTCAAAAGATGATTTGTTAGTAGAAATCTTCAAATACTATTCCGAAACCATCATGGAGAAACTTAACCGTATGGAAGATTCCTCGGATGATCCGTTTGAAGCATTCACAAATCAAATAGCAGCCTTTCTTGAATTATATAAAGACCACAAAGAATATTTATTAATGCATTTTCGTGATAATATTCACCTCGGTGACAAGATGGATGACCTGATCCGTAGTCTACATAAACAAAGCTACGACTGGATGGAAGAACGCCTGAGCAATATTTATGGCAGTCCGTTATCCACACATATGACCGATATCATCATCCAGGTCGACAGTCTGCTCAGCGGCTATTTCAAATGGATTGCGATCCATAACCTGGAGTTCGATTCCAGCCAATTGGCATCATACATTACCCATCATATTAACCTAATGATTCAGGATGTTCTCGAGCAACAGGCACCACCGATTTTTCACTATCAGGATCTTACCCAATTTAATGAAAAAGATGAACTGGCGATTCAGGAGAATATCGATGCATTACATGAAAAGATAACCCAGTTACCTCAACAGGACAAGCAGGATGCGCAAGAAGCGATCCAAGTATTAGAAGAAGAACGAACGAAGCAAAAGCCGAAACGCATTATTATTCAGAGTATGCTCAAGCATTTAGAAACACATGAGGTATTACAATCCCATGTGCAAAATATAAAAAAATATCTTTAA
- a CDS encoding efflux RND transporter periplasmic adaptor subunit: MKRLLFLLMIVIITLVACSQNDNEEQEEETERVTPVETGEVTKGDLVMDRVFYGRTSPNQSTPVIPSVAGEIDELELANGDEVEEGDDIAKIASPQGTITVEAPADGVITQLTAKEGSMVSTQDPLAVVTDLTSLNVQLQIADTQLNLFEEGNEVSVTTGNEDEEAQQATIDYVSDVSNDSGLFPVDLSFDNESANIKAGVVAKAIIKDTVVQDALQVPTAALVEQDQETFVYVVDGDTARKVAVTVQATQSQSTAVEGELSEGDQLVTSGQLTLVDGSKIKVAEED; this comes from the coding sequence ATGAAGCGTTTATTGTTTTTACTGATGATTGTGATCATCACACTTGTTGCATGTTCACAGAATGACAACGAAGAGCAGGAGGAAGAGACAGAGCGTGTGACGCCAGTAGAAACTGGTGAAGTAACAAAAGGTGATCTGGTCATGGATCGTGTTTTTTATGGACGAACCTCACCAAATCAATCCACACCTGTTATTCCGTCAGTAGCGGGCGAAATCGATGAATTGGAATTAGCGAATGGTGATGAAGTCGAAGAAGGCGACGATATTGCGAAGATCGCAAGCCCGCAAGGAACGATTACGGTAGAAGCACCAGCAGATGGTGTGATTACTCAGCTGACTGCCAAAGAAGGTTCCATGGTATCGACACAGGATCCATTAGCTGTTGTTACCGATCTGACAAGTCTTAACGTCCAATTACAAATTGCCGATACGCAACTGAATTTATTTGAAGAAGGAAATGAAGTGAGCGTCACGACAGGTAATGAGGACGAAGAAGCGCAGCAGGCGACGATCGATTACGTGTCAGATGTCTCGAATGATTCCGGTCTGTTTCCAGTTGATTTGTCGTTTGACAATGAATCAGCCAATATAAAAGCAGGCGTTGTGGCCAAAGCGATTATTAAGGATACTGTTGTGCAGGATGCCTTGCAGGTTCCGACCGCTGCCTTAGTGGAACAAGATCAGGAGACGTTTGTCTATGTGGTCGATGGCGATACAGCTCGAAAAGTAGCCGTCACAGTCCAAGCTACCCAATCACAGTCAACCGCTGTGGAGGGAGAGCTTTCAGAAGGAGATCAACTCGTCACGAGCGGCCAGCTGACGTTAGTCGATGGCAGTAAAATTAAAGTAGCTGAGGAGGATTAA
- the pssD gene encoding PssD/Cps14F family polysaccharide biosynthesis glycosyltransferase: protein MKNKKLLLISSIGGHLTQLLQLEPLFKQYDYHIVTENSEITKKLSENYPMSFLVYGARNYPVKYIFKFFYNIIKSLYIFMRERPDVVITTGVHTSVPMCYIAKLFRKKVIFIESFAKSSTPTLSGKLVYPIADLFIVQWESMKEVYPKAIYGGTIY, encoded by the coding sequence ATGAAAAATAAAAAGCTTTTATTAATTTCGTCAATTGGTGGTCATTTAACCCAATTGTTACAATTAGAACCATTATTTAAACAGTATGATTATCATATTGTTACAGAGAATTCAGAAATCACAAAGAAACTTTCTGAGAATTACCCTATGTCTTTTTTAGTTTATGGAGCGAGAAATTATCCAGTAAAATATATATTTAAGTTTTTCTACAATATCATCAAATCATTATATATATTTATGCGTGAAAGACCAGATGTGGTTATTACTACAGGTGTCCACACTTCAGTTCCTATGTGCTATATAGCAAAACTCTTTAGAAAGAAAGTTATATTTATAGAGAGCTTTGCCAAGTCATCAACACCTACACTTTCAGGTAAACTTGTATATCCAATTGCGGACTTATTTATCGTTCAATGGGAATCAATGAAAGAAGTTTACCCTAAAGCAATTTATGGAGGGACGATATATTGA
- the pssE gene encoding PssE/Cps14G family polysaccharide biosynthesis glycosyltransferase: protein MILVLLGTHELPFQRLLDEIETLKNSGKIEEEIVVQSGHTDFKSKEMKIIPFINYDELEELYEQASLIITHAGTGSVITGLKKDKRVIAAPRLKQHGEHNDDHQLELAKVFEESGHILIWNDGDDLEEIIQISRQFSPNKFISQKKKMLGLLEDYIDNI, encoded by the coding sequence TTGATACTAGTATTATTAGGTACTCATGAGTTACCATTCCAGAGGTTATTAGATGAAATAGAAACATTAAAAAATAGTGGCAAGATTGAAGAGGAAATTGTTGTACAATCTGGTCATACAGACTTTAAAAGTAAAGAAATGAAGATAATCCCTTTTATCAATTATGACGAACTTGAAGAATTATATGAACAAGCCTCTTTAATTATTACTCATGCTGGTACTGGATCTGTAATAACTGGTCTAAAGAAAGATAAAAGAGTAATAGCAGCTCCACGATTAAAGCAACACGGTGAACATAATGATGATCACCAATTAGAGTTAGCAAAAGTATTTGAGGAATCTGGTCACATCTTGATTTGGAATGATGGTGACGATTTAGAAGAAATTATTCAAATCTCACGACAGTTTTCTCCAAACAAATTTATATCACAAAAGAAAAAGATGCTCGGACTTTTAGAGGACTACATCGATAATATTTGA
- a CDS encoding efflux RND transporter permease subunit, protein MKLVSTSVKRPVGVIMIVLAIIAMGFISVRNLAIDLFPEIDLPIAVVATNYPDAAPQEVEQLVSKPVESSLSSIEGVNTIQSQSQRGSSLVIVMFENGTNLDNALLEVRESVDQVKGALPDGANDPSVLRFNPNQMPIMWVGLTGSDTQKLQSVAEDTVQPYFERQSGVASVSIEGGEERVIDVELDRAAMKQYGVSTQLIQQSLQGANQSASAGTVQRGEQDLQIRIDGSYGSVDDIRQSIIQTPQGAQITLDDVADIQDNRQKNSTALVNNETAVVLSILKQSDGNTVDVSNNILDAMDDLNQQLPDDVSLDVVVDTSDFIKQSINSVIQNMIFGGIFALLVLLLFLRSFRATLVIGVSIPIAIISTFVLLYFTGETLNVLTMGGLALGIGMMVDSSIVILENIVAYRQKGYSMKEAAIKGASELAPAVIASTTTTLVVFLPIVFVEGIASELFTPLALTISFSLIASLAVAVTLIPMLSSKLLTKAMEDHGRRYWFDRIMQKVINGYERVLKGALKLRKTTILITIAAIIGSLALIPYIGTAFIPEGDQGQLTISVETPPGTSEEKRLDLTEKVNTQLAEYDDIIDVSYVTVGSGNSQSAMMSGGGGSNASYQIQLVPAEEREQTTSSFVQEVDEQLQEIAGAEITVSEASSGASLGDPIQIQLSGPENDVLKELSDQVLTVLEDVEGVYNPTSSLSDTQPEMMVEVDRELASQYGLTYQEVMSQVQTAMTGQTVMQYREEGEEMNVTLQYPEDETSTINDLENLEIQNQQGTTIPLSTIAEFEQVQSAATISRENQQRQVNITSGIEGSDLGTVSQNVEDALNSMHFPEEYDYSIGGQAEDMTEAFADLSLALILSIFLVYAVMAVQFENFLHPLVIMFSMPATAVGVFGGLFITGLPLSITAFIGVIMLAGIVVNNAIVLVDYINILRDRGIDRYEAIVEAGKTRLRPILMTTLTTILAMVPLALGYGEGAEMQQPMAVTVIFGLAVSSIFTLVLIPVVYTYFDSVSMRVKGWFTKK, encoded by the coding sequence ATGAAATTAGTATCAACATCTGTGAAACGGCCAGTCGGGGTCATCATGATTGTCCTCGCTATCATCGCAATGGGTTTTATCTCCGTTCGAAATTTAGCGATAGATTTATTTCCGGAAATTGATTTACCAATTGCGGTCGTTGCAACCAACTATCCGGATGCAGCACCACAAGAAGTGGAACAGCTCGTTTCCAAACCAGTAGAAAGCAGTCTTAGCTCGATTGAAGGTGTCAACACGATTCAATCCCAGTCACAAAGGGGTTCTTCACTCGTTATTGTCATGTTCGAAAATGGCACGAACCTCGATAATGCCTTACTTGAAGTCCGGGAAAGCGTGGATCAGGTCAAAGGGGCATTGCCAGACGGCGCCAATGATCCAAGCGTTCTCCGTTTTAATCCGAACCAAATGCCCATTATGTGGGTCGGTTTAACAGGCAGTGATACACAAAAATTACAATCTGTAGCAGAAGACACGGTTCAGCCTTATTTTGAACGTCAAAGCGGTGTCGCTTCCGTCAGTATCGAAGGTGGCGAAGAACGAGTGATTGACGTTGAACTCGACAGAGCGGCCATGAAGCAGTACGGTGTCTCGACGCAACTGATTCAGCAGTCATTACAAGGCGCCAATCAATCCGCCTCTGCCGGTACTGTGCAACGAGGTGAACAGGATTTACAGATCCGGATAGACGGTTCTTATGGATCGGTCGATGATATTCGCCAGTCGATTATCCAGACACCACAAGGGGCCCAGATTACGCTCGATGACGTAGCGGATATCCAGGATAACAGACAAAAAAATAGTACAGCCCTGGTTAACAATGAAACAGCAGTTGTCCTCAGCATACTTAAGCAGTCTGATGGCAACACGGTCGATGTTTCTAACAATATATTAGATGCGATGGACGACTTGAATCAGCAGCTTCCAGATGATGTCAGTCTCGATGTTGTCGTCGATACATCCGATTTCATTAAACAATCGATTAATTCGGTTATCCAGAATATGATCTTCGGTGGTATCTTTGCATTACTCGTCCTGCTGTTATTCCTAAGAAGTTTCCGTGCCACGCTCGTTATTGGTGTATCCATCCCAATCGCGATTATTTCGACGTTTGTTTTACTCTATTTCACCGGTGAAACCTTAAACGTCTTAACAATGGGTGGTCTCGCCCTCGGTATCGGGATGATGGTCGACAGTTCGATCGTTATATTAGAAAATATCGTCGCCTACCGTCAAAAAGGCTACAGTATGAAAGAAGCGGCGATCAAGGGTGCATCCGAACTCGCACCAGCGGTTATTGCCTCCACTACGACGACATTGGTAGTATTCTTGCCGATTGTGTTCGTAGAAGGAATCGCATCCGAGCTATTTACGCCACTAGCCTTAACGATTTCGTTCTCGCTGATTGCATCACTGGCAGTAGCAGTTACACTGATTCCGATGCTATCTTCCAAGCTATTAACGAAAGCAATGGAGGATCACGGCAGACGTTACTGGTTTGATCGCATTATGCAAAAGGTGATCAACGGCTACGAACGCGTCCTTAAAGGGGCATTAAAATTAAGAAAAACAACGATTCTTATCACGATTGCAGCAATTATCGGAAGTCTCGCCTTAATCCCTTATATCGGCACAGCCTTTATACCAGAAGGGGACCAGGGCCAACTGACGATTAGCGTAGAAACACCACCAGGAACGAGTGAAGAGAAACGACTCGACCTAACCGAAAAAGTGAATACACAGCTAGCAGAATATGACGATATCATCGATGTCAGCTATGTCACAGTTGGAAGTGGCAACAGCCAAAGCGCGATGATGTCAGGCGGAGGAGGTTCAAACGCCTCGTACCAGATCCAGCTCGTCCCAGCAGAAGAGCGGGAGCAAACAACGTCATCTTTCGTACAGGAAGTTGATGAACAATTACAGGAAATTGCCGGCGCCGAGATCACGGTTAGTGAGGCAAGCTCAGGAGCAAGCCTTGGCGATCCAATCCAGATTCAGCTGTCCGGTCCCGAGAATGATGTGTTAAAAGAGCTGTCTGATCAAGTATTAACCGTATTAGAAGATGTGGAGGGCGTCTATAATCCAACGTCATCCTTATCGGATACCCAGCCAGAAATGATGGTAGAGGTAGATCGTGAATTAGCATCCCAGTATGGTCTCACGTATCAGGAAGTGATGAGTCAGGTTCAAACCGCCATGACCGGCCAAACCGTGATGCAATACCGTGAAGAAGGCGAAGAGATGAACGTCACCTTGCAATATCCAGAAGATGAAACGTCTACCATTAACGATTTAGAAAATCTGGAAATCCAGAATCAGCAAGGTACGACGATTCCGTTATCAACCATAGCAGAATTTGAACAAGTTCAAAGTGCTGCCACGATCAGTCGTGAAAATCAGCAGCGCCAAGTAAATATTACCTCTGGTATCGAAGGCAGTGACCTTGGAACTGTGTCACAAAATGTGGAAGATGCACTTAACTCGATGCACTTCCCAGAGGAATATGACTACTCAATCGGTGGTCAGGCAGAAGACATGACGGAAGCTTTCGCTGACTTAAGTCTTGCGTTAATCTTATCAATCTTCCTCGTCTATGCTGTTATGGCTGTTCAATTTGAGAACTTCTTGCATCCGCTAGTCATCATGTTCTCCATGCCAGCAACAGCAGTCGGTGTCTTCGGCGGCCTCTTCATCACCGGCCTGCCACTATCGATCACCGCCTTCATCGGGGTCATCATGCTCGCCGGTATCGTCGTCAACAACGCCATCGTGCTTGTTGACTACATCAACATCTTAAGAGACCGTGGCATCGACCGATATGAAGCAATTGTGGAAGCAGGAAAAACAAGACTGCGCCCAATCCTGATGACCACGTTAACCACCATCCTCGCCATGGTCCCACTTGCCCTGGGCTACGGCGAAGGTGCCGAAATGCAGCAACCAATGGCAGTCACCGTTATCTTCGGTCTTGCCGTATCAAGTATTTTCACACTAGTATTAATACCGGTTGTGTATACGTACTTTGACAGCGTGTCGATGCGAGTGAAGGGATGGTTTACGAAGAAATAA
- the fabZ gene encoding 3-hydroxyacyl-ACP dehydratase FabZ — protein MDIQEIKETIPHRYPFLLVDQITEQNDTKITGKKNVTINEPFFQGHFPDYPVMPGVLIVEALAQVGAVAILSKEENKGKIGFLAGIDKCRFKRQVKPGDQLQLEVEIIRIKGPIGKGKAVAKVGDDLACEAEITFAVK, from the coding sequence ATGGATATTCAAGAAATTAAAGAGACGATTCCACATCGTTACCCATTTTTACTAGTGGATCAAATCACTGAACAAAATGACACAAAAATCACCGGAAAAAAGAACGTAACGATCAATGAACCTTTTTTCCAGGGACACTTCCCCGATTACCCGGTAATGCCCGGTGTCCTAATCGTTGAAGCCCTTGCTCAAGTAGGTGCTGTAGCAATCTTAAGCAAAGAGGAAAACAAAGGAAAAATCGGTTTCCTGGCCGGTATCGATAAATGCCGTTTCAAGCGTCAAGTAAAACCAGGCGACCAACTGCAATTAGAAGTAGAAATCATCCGCATCAAAGGCCCAATCGGCAAAGGCAAAGCAGTAGCTAAAGTAGGCGACGACCTAGCATGCGAAGCAGAAATTACATTTGCGGTAAAATAG
- a CDS encoding O-antigen ligase family protein gives MNLIESNRMKWSKYIEFFFVFFICFQPFLDVLAFLDLPFSELIRVAAMGIGCIYVLLLPKSKMKNFALTYLVVLGVFICSHFVNNFLVKEPFNLGQEVNYIIKTLFVVIMLIIYPLIFQSIIKKDNWQEIIQRNIFISMSIIGIIMLIADLTSTGKRSYGQLVKEGHSGWFFSGNELSAILAMGLSLMILYMIKKNNLKHKILLLPFIIVVAWSSLQIGTKVGLGACVFVLGVAFIGILIAQIIKKGQFINALFIGGLLIATLAYVPISPVWNNMNVMVEDTGEDDLGEFDNGLGEGEDESFPEGNVDENGEPKANHSILQNKWVIKLLSGRANFFENTLTQFENSPNSQKILGMGIGGNYETEEQMKLIEIDYFDWFFGYGILGSIILFSLFIFYGFFIIKGIVDRLKLKNVNISYLLVFVSVGLGLGVAFFAGHVLLNPASGIYLAIALAYLYVLSIHPSDKLK, from the coding sequence ATGAATTTAATTGAATCAAACAGAATGAAATGGTCCAAATATATAGAATTTTTCTTTGTGTTTTTTATTTGCTTTCAGCCATTCTTGGATGTTTTAGCATTTTTAGATTTACCTTTTTCTGAACTGATCAGAGTAGCAGCTATGGGAATAGGTTGTATATATGTGCTACTATTGCCGAAATCGAAAATGAAAAACTTTGCACTTACTTATCTAGTTGTCCTAGGGGTGTTTATTTGTAGTCACTTTGTGAATAATTTCTTAGTAAAAGAACCTTTTAACTTAGGACAGGAAGTCAATTATATAATTAAAACATTATTCGTAGTTATTATGTTAATTATATACCCTTTAATTTTCCAATCAATCATAAAAAAAGATAATTGGCAAGAAATAATCCAAAGAAATATATTTATTAGTATGTCGATAATAGGGATTATTATGTTAATCGCAGATTTAACCTCTACAGGAAAACGAAGCTACGGTCAGTTAGTAAAAGAAGGTCATTCAGGGTGGTTTTTCTCTGGGAATGAATTAAGTGCGATATTAGCAATGGGCCTATCTCTAATGATCTTATACATGATTAAAAAGAATAATCTTAAACATAAAATCCTTCTATTACCATTTATTATTGTCGTTGCTTGGTCAAGTCTCCAAATTGGAACAAAAGTTGGTCTAGGGGCATGTGTTTTTGTTCTAGGAGTAGCTTTTATCGGTATATTAATAGCGCAAATAATTAAAAAAGGTCAATTTATAAATGCTTTATTTATTGGTGGGTTGTTAATAGCTACACTTGCATATGTACCTATTTCTCCTGTTTGGAACAACATGAATGTAATGGTTGAAGATACTGGAGAGGATGATTTAGGAGAGTTTGATAATGGACTAGGTGAAGGAGAAGATGAGAGTTTTCCAGAAGGAAATGTAGATGAAAATGGCGAACCTAAAGCGAATCATAGCATCTTACAGAATAAGTGGGTAATTAAATTACTTAGTGGGAGAGCTAACTTTTTTGAAAATACATTAACACAATTTGAAAACTCACCTAACTCCCAAAAAATATTAGGAATGGGTATTGGTGGAAATTACGAAACAGAAGAACAAATGAAATTAATTGAAATAGACTATTTCGATTGGTTTTTCGGCTATGGAATATTAGGATCAATCATATTGTTTAGTTTATTTATCTTCTATGGATTTTTTATTATAAAAGGCATCGTCGATCGACTTAAGTTAAAAAATGTTAATATATCCTATTTACTGGTCTTTGTTTCAGTAGGGTTAGGATTAGGAGTGGCATTTTTTGCGGGGCATGTACTCTTGAATCCAGCATCAGGTATATATTTAGCAATTGCTTTAGCTTATTTATATGTCCTGTCCATTCATCCAAGTGACAAACTAAAATAA
- a CDS encoding MraY family glycosyltransferase: MLYIALLISLLLTILLTPLVIKLAVKTGIVDQPNNRKVHKKLMPRLGGLAIFGSFAITYLLFIDRTIEIWPIFAGGLIITAVGIVDDVKQISPKAKLLGQLLAALVTVLGGIQIDFVTLPFIDRVEFGFWAIPITIVWIIGVTNAINLIDGLDGLAAGVSSIAVFTISVFAVAMGNYLIALIGFILLGSTVGFLLFNFHPAKIFMGDTGSLFLGYMISVLAVSGLFKNVAMFSLLVPIIILAVPIIDTSFAIIRRVVNNKPLSSPDKLHLHHCLLRLGFSHRQTVLLIYLMSSMFSVAAVIFTEATIWGATLLIIGLSIIVELIVEITGLISKDYRPILNYLDTKKQN; this comes from the coding sequence ATGTTGTATATAGCCTTGTTAATAAGTTTACTACTCACAATTTTACTAACACCTTTAGTCATTAAATTAGCCGTCAAGACAGGAATAGTAGATCAACCAAATAATAGAAAGGTTCATAAAAAATTAATGCCACGTTTGGGTGGGTTAGCTATTTTTGGAAGCTTTGCTATTACCTATTTGCTTTTTATAGATAGAACAATAGAAATTTGGCCAATTTTCGCAGGTGGCCTCATTATAACAGCAGTCGGAATAGTAGATGATGTGAAACAAATCTCACCAAAAGCAAAATTATTAGGTCAATTATTAGCCGCCTTAGTGACTGTACTTGGTGGAATACAGATTGATTTTGTAACATTACCTTTTATTGACAGAGTTGAGTTTGGTTTTTGGGCAATCCCGATAACTATTGTATGGATTATTGGTGTAACGAATGCTATTAACTTAATTGATGGTTTAGATGGACTTGCTGCTGGGGTATCCTCGATAGCAGTATTTACTATCTCTGTATTTGCTGTAGCAATGGGGAACTATTTAATAGCCTTAATCGGCTTTATCCTATTAGGAAGCACTGTTGGTTTCTTATTGTTTAATTTCCATCCAGCAAAAATCTTTATGGGAGATACAGGATCGCTATTTTTAGGCTATATGATCAGCGTGTTGGCAGTATCAGGGCTATTTAAGAATGTGGCAATGTTCTCCTTACTAGTACCTATAATTATTTTAGCAGTGCCAATTATAGATACAAGCTTTGCTATTATAAGAAGAGTTGTAAATAATAAGCCTTTATCTTCTCCAGATAAATTGCATTTGCATCATTGCTTATTACGATTAGGTTTTTCACACAGACAAACTGTCTTACTAATTTATCTAATGAGTAGTATGTTCAGTGTTGCAGCAGTTATTTTTACAGAAGCTACTATCTGGGGAGCGACACTTCTCATTATTGGACTATCAATAATTGTTGAATTAATTGTAGAAATTACTGGTTTAATAAGTAAAGATTATAGACCAATACTGAACTATCTAGATACAAAGAAGCAAAATTAG